In Oncorhynchus tshawytscha isolate Ot180627B linkage group LG23, Otsh_v2.0, whole genome shotgun sequence, the following proteins share a genomic window:
- the LOC112222913 gene encoding ELL-associated factor 1 isoform X3 has protein sequence MNGSTNPLLDKEEHVLKLGESFEKRPKSSFHTIRYDFKPASIDTSCEGELQVGKGEEVTITLPHIPVRGSTPPMTVFKGNKRPYQKDCVLIINHDTGEYMLEKLSSSIQVKKTRAEGSSKIQARIEQQSVRATATQPPAQFRAPTKPGAGAKTSPSPSKDNPSPEPQLDDIKRELRAEVEVIEQMSSSSGSSSSDSASGSGSGDDSSSSDGEHDAPHPQPVPLPLPHIQPSPNRNPMANGGADRQQGSNQLMNTLNSYPI, from the exons ATGAATGGGAGTACAAATCCGCTCTTGGACAAAGAAGAACATGTTTTGAAGCTCGGAGAGAGCTTTGAGAAGAGGCCAAAATCGTCATTTCACACCATCAGAT ATGATTTCAAAccagcttcaattgacacaagctGCGAAGGAGAGTTGCAAGTCGGTAAAGGAGAGGAAGTCACCATCACATTACCTCACATTCCAGTAAGA GGCTCTACACCACCCATGACAGTATTCAAAGGGAATAAGCGGCCATATCAGAAAGACTGTGTTCTTATCATCAATCATGACACTGGGGAGTACATGCTGGAGAAGTTGAGCAGCAGTATCCAGGTCAAGAAAACCAG AGCGGAGGGCAGCAGTAAGATCCAGGCCAGGATTGAGCAACAGTCGGTGCGTGCCACTGCCACCCAGCCTCCAGCGCAGTTCCGTGCCCCCACTAAGCCTGGTGCAGGGGCCAagacctccccctccccttccaagGACAACCCCTCCCCTGAGCCCCAACTAGATGACATCAAGAGAG AGCTGCGAGCGGAGGTGGAGGTTATTGAACAAATGAGCAGCAGTAGCGGCAGCAGCTCATCTGACTCTGCCAGTGGTTCTGGTAGTGGGGATGACAGCTCCAGCAGTGATGGGGAGCATGACGCCCCTCACCCCCAAcctgtcccactccctctcccccacatCCAGCCCTCCCCCAACCGTAATCCCATGGCCAACGGAGGAGCAGACAGGCAACAGGGCAGCAACCAGCTGATGAACACGCTCA attccTATCCCATTTGA
- the LOC112222913 gene encoding ELL-associated factor 1 isoform X2, with translation MNGSTNPLLDKEEHVLKLGESFEKRPKSSFHTIRYDFKPASIDTSCEGELQVGKGEEVTITLPHIPGSTPPMTVFKGNKRPYQKDCVLIINHDTGEYMLEKLSSSIQVKKTRAEGSSKIQARIEQQSVRATATQPPAQFRAPTKPGAGAKTSPSPSKDNPSPEPQLDDIKRELRAEVEVIEQMSSSSGSSSSDSASGSGSGDDSSSSDGEHDAPHPQPVPLPLPHIQPSPNRNPMANGGADRQQGSNQLMNTLRNDLQLSESGSDSDDD, from the exons ATGAATGGGAGTACAAATCCGCTCTTGGACAAAGAAGAACATGTTTTGAAGCTCGGAGAGAGCTTTGAGAAGAGGCCAAAATCGTCATTTCACACCATCAGAT ATGATTTCAAAccagcttcaattgacacaagctGCGAAGGAGAGTTGCAAGTCGGTAAAGGAGAGGAAGTCACCATCACATTACCTCACATTCCA GGCTCTACACCACCCATGACAGTATTCAAAGGGAATAAGCGGCCATATCAGAAAGACTGTGTTCTTATCATCAATCATGACACTGGGGAGTACATGCTGGAGAAGTTGAGCAGCAGTATCCAGGTCAAGAAAACCAG AGCGGAGGGCAGCAGTAAGATCCAGGCCAGGATTGAGCAACAGTCGGTGCGTGCCACTGCCACCCAGCCTCCAGCGCAGTTCCGTGCCCCCACTAAGCCTGGTGCAGGGGCCAagacctccccctccccttccaagGACAACCCCTCCCCTGAGCCCCAACTAGATGACATCAAGAGAG AGCTGCGAGCGGAGGTGGAGGTTATTGAACAAATGAGCAGCAGTAGCGGCAGCAGCTCATCTGACTCTGCCAGTGGTTCTGGTAGTGGGGATGACAGCTCCAGCAGTGATGGGGAGCATGACGCCCCTCACCCCCAAcctgtcccactccctctcccccacatCCAGCCCTCCCCCAACCGTAATCCCATGGCCAACGGAGGAGCAGACAGGCAACAGGGCAGCAACCAGCTGATGAACACGCTCA GGAACGACCTCCAGTTGAGTGAGTCAGGCAGCGACAGTGACGACGACTGA
- the LOC112222913 gene encoding ELL-associated factor 1 isoform X1 produces the protein MNGSTNPLLDKEEHVLKLGESFEKRPKSSFHTIRYDFKPASIDTSCEGELQVGKGEEVTITLPHIPVRGSTPPMTVFKGNKRPYQKDCVLIINHDTGEYMLEKLSSSIQVKKTRAEGSSKIQARIEQQSVRATATQPPAQFRAPTKPGAGAKTSPSPSKDNPSPEPQLDDIKRELRAEVEVIEQMSSSSGSSSSDSASGSGSGDDSSSSDGEHDAPHPQPVPLPLPHIQPSPNRNPMANGGADRQQGSNQLMNTLRNDLQLSESGSDSDDD, from the exons ATGAATGGGAGTACAAATCCGCTCTTGGACAAAGAAGAACATGTTTTGAAGCTCGGAGAGAGCTTTGAGAAGAGGCCAAAATCGTCATTTCACACCATCAGAT ATGATTTCAAAccagcttcaattgacacaagctGCGAAGGAGAGTTGCAAGTCGGTAAAGGAGAGGAAGTCACCATCACATTACCTCACATTCCAGTAAGA GGCTCTACACCACCCATGACAGTATTCAAAGGGAATAAGCGGCCATATCAGAAAGACTGTGTTCTTATCATCAATCATGACACTGGGGAGTACATGCTGGAGAAGTTGAGCAGCAGTATCCAGGTCAAGAAAACCAG AGCGGAGGGCAGCAGTAAGATCCAGGCCAGGATTGAGCAACAGTCGGTGCGTGCCACTGCCACCCAGCCTCCAGCGCAGTTCCGTGCCCCCACTAAGCCTGGTGCAGGGGCCAagacctccccctccccttccaagGACAACCCCTCCCCTGAGCCCCAACTAGATGACATCAAGAGAG AGCTGCGAGCGGAGGTGGAGGTTATTGAACAAATGAGCAGCAGTAGCGGCAGCAGCTCATCTGACTCTGCCAGTGGTTCTGGTAGTGGGGATGACAGCTCCAGCAGTGATGGGGAGCATGACGCCCCTCACCCCCAAcctgtcccactccctctcccccacatCCAGCCCTCCCCCAACCGTAATCCCATGGCCAACGGAGGAGCAGACAGGCAACAGGGCAGCAACCAGCTGATGAACACGCTCA GGAACGACCTCCAGTTGAGTGAGTCAGGCAGCGACAGTGACGACGACTGA
- the LOC112222548 gene encoding tRNA N(3)-methylcytidine methyltransferase METTL6-like, protein MSYPPVQRKTCTGRNLNEKEMEKLTGDQTLVSDFKQMKLEKEAQKNWDLFYKRNTTNFFKDRHWTTREFEELKVCLEFEVQKLVLLEAGCGVGNFIFPLLEEDLNIFVYACDFSPRAVEFVKEHSLYCTERCSVFQCDLTKDDLRGNVPVGSVDVATLIFVLSAIHPNKMQQALDNIYRVLKPGGILLFRDYGLYDHAMMRFKAGNKLGENFYVRQDGTRSYFFSKELLADLFRGVGFESVTKEYVLRETVNKKEGLCVPRVFLQSKFRRPDQLQGS, encoded by the exons ATGTCTTATCCACCTGTCCAAAGAAAAACATGTACTGGCAGGAATTTGaatgagaaagagatggagaaactgACAGGTGACCAGACTTTGGTGTCTGACTTCAAGCAGATGAAGTTGGAAAAGGAGGCACAGAAAAACTGGGACTTGTTTTACAAAAGGAACACAACAAACTTTTTCAAGGATAGGCATTGGACCACCAGAGAGTTTGAAGAACTGAAAGTGTGCCTTGAG TTTGAAGTCCAGAAGCTGGTCCTGCTTGAAGCTGGCTGTGGGGTTGGGAACTTCATCTTCCCACTACTGGAGGAAGACCTCAACATCTTTGTCTATGCCTGTGACTTCTCACCACGAGCTGTGGAGTTTGTGAAG GAACACTCCCTGTACTGCACTGAGCGCtgcagtgtgtttcagtgtgacCTGACAAAGGATGACCTGAGGGGTAATGTCCCAGTGGGCAGTGTGGATGTGGCCACGCTCATATTTGTCCTCTCAGCTATCCACCCAAACAAGATGCAGCAGGCTCTGGACAACATTTACAGG GTTCTGAAGCCAGGGGGCATCCTACTGTTCAGGGACTATGGCCTGTATGACCACGCCATGATGAGGTTTAAGGCGGGAAACAAACTGGGAGAGAACTTCTACGTCAGACAGGATGGCACCAGGTCTTATTTCTTTTCCAAAG agcTCCTGGCAGACCTGTTCAGAGGGGTGGGGTTCGAGAGTGTAACCAAAGAGTACGTGCTACGAGAAACGGTCAATAAGAAGGAGGGGCTTTGTGTGCCCAGGGTGTTCCTTCAAAGCAAGTTCCGAAGGCCAGACCAATTACAGGGCTCCTGA